The Arachis hypogaea cultivar Tifrunner chromosome 19, arahy.Tifrunner.gnm2.J5K5, whole genome shotgun sequence genome has a window encoding:
- the LOC112752018 gene encoding patatin-like protein 6, with protein MDSNNLADMEEPSIDTDKLSYEIFSILETKFLFGYNEPKLCLPKQLASPTNSDPERLLRSQRGKVCILAIDGGGAMRGILAGKALAYLENALKKKSGNVDARIADYFDVVAGSGVGGIFAAMLSATEDHQRPIFHADDTWKLLAERGRRFYRPSSSGARMFFRRSFTSGSTGPATAGLEKTLKEAFVSNGRSLTLKDTLKPVLIPCYDLSSTAAFLFSRADALESDSFDFRLWEVCMATSAEPGRFDPVKMRSLDGRTGCLGVDGSLATVNPTGAAITHVIHNKQEFPMVRGVEDILVLSLGTGQVLELMEYGYDQVKRWKPKDWARPIARISGDGSADLVDQAVGMAFANAGCTSNYVRIQANGSSIGLSVPNLDIDTNSANVKILTEMAEEMLKQKNVESVLLGGKRISEQSNSEKLDWFAGELVLEHQRRSSRIAPTVALKQINPKNA; from the exons ATGGATTCTAATAATCTTGCCGATATGGAAGAGCCGAGCATCGACACTGATAAACTCAGCTATGAAATCTTCTCGATTCTCGAGACAAAGTTCCTTTTCGGTTACAACGAACCTAAGCTCTGTTTACCGAAGCAACTCGCTAGTCCAACAAATTCCGATCCTGAACGTCTGCTTCGGAGTCAGCGTGGCAAAGTATGCATCCTCGCCATCGACGGTGGCGGAGCCATGCGTGGAATCCTCGCCGGCAAAGCTCTGGCTTATCTAGAGAACGCGCTCAAGAAGAAATCTGGCAACGTTGACGCCAGAATCGCCGATTATTTCGACGTCGTAGCTGGCTCCGGCGTCGGAGGCATATTCGCCGCGATGCTCTCCGCCACAGAGGATCATCAGCGGCCGATTTTCCACGCTGACGACACGTGGAAACTGCTGGCGGAGCGAGGGAGGAGGTTCTATCGTCCGAGCTCTTCCGGCGCCCGTATGTTTTTCCGGCGGAGTTTCACTTCCGGTTCGACCGGACCTGCCACTGCCGGATTGGAAAAAACTCTAAAGGAAGCGTTTGTTTCGAACGGTCGAAGCCTGACGCTGAAGGACACGCTTAAACCGGTTCTCATACCGTGCTACGATTTGTCCAGTACGGCGGCGTTCTTGTTCTCACGCGCTGACGCGCTTGAGAGCGACAGCTTCGACTTTCGGCTCTGGGAGGTTTGCATGGCCACATCAGCTGAACCAGGGCGGTTCGATCCGGTTAAAATGAGGTCGTTGGACGGTCGGACCGGGTGCCTTGGGGTGGACGGCAGTTTAGCGACGGTGAACCCTACCGGGGCGGCAATTACGCACGTGATCCATAACAAGCAGGAGTTCCCAATGGTTAGAGGTGTGGAGGACATATTGGTGCTGTCTCTCGGAACGGGTCAGGTTTTGGAGCTGATGGAGTATGGCTACGACCAGGTCAAGCGTTGGAAGCCCAAGGACTGGGCTCGGCCCATAGCTCGAATCTCCGGTGATGGCTCCGCTGACCTCGTTGACCAGGCTGTCGGCATGGCTTTCGCTAATGCTGGCTGCACCTCCAACTATGTTCGAATACAG GCAAATGGATCAAGTATTGGACTAAGTGTACCCAACTTGGATATAGATACAAATTCCGCCAATGTAAAAATATTAACTGAGATGGCTGAGGAGATGTTGAAGCAAAAGAATGTAGAGTCAGTGCTCCTTGGAGGAAAGAGAATATCAGAGCAGAGTAATTCCGAGAAACTTGACTGGTTTGCCGGAGAACTTGTTCTGGAACATCAGAGGAGAAGCAGCAGAATAGCTCCCACTGTTGCACTCAAGCAAATTAACCCAAAGAATGCCTAG
- the LOC112752014 gene encoding putative pentatricopeptide repeat-containing protein At5g59200, chloroplastic: MSILVLPSVTTNLYNSSNSYTHSKAKTNNDQNIRRDTDIITLLQQNRKNLKHVESIHGRAIKKGTEQDPFVVFELLRLYCKLNSIDHATKLFHSTHNPNVYLYTSLIDGFVSFGSYSAAIGLYGQMGHNNVLPDSYVVTSVLKACVLQRALRCGREVHGQVLKSGLGLDRSIVLKLIELYGKCGEVEDARKVFDKIPERDVVARTVMMASYFDHGMVEEAIEVFNGLKTQDTVCWTAMIDGLVRNGELNRGLEMFREMQVKGVEPNEVTFVCVLSACSQLGALELGRWIHMYMHKCNVKFNQIVVGALINMYSRCGDIDEAQLLFDDMKVKDVSSYNSMICGLALHGMSIEAIELFREMLKQGLRPNSITFVGVLNACSHGGLVELGFEIFQSMETLHGIKPHIEHHGCMVDILGRVGRLEEAYNFIERMGAQHVDDKMLCALLSSCKIHRNSEVGEQVAKRLSECSKMDSGSYIMLSNFYASLGRWNFAAEFREKMEKGGILKEPGCSSIEVNNVIHEFLSGDLKHHERRSIYQKLEELNYLTKLEGYSPATEVALHDIDDKEKELALAVHSERLAISYGLISTEPHTTLRVVKNLRICDDCHAMIKLIAKITSRKIVVRDRNRFHHFENGHCSCKDYW, from the coding sequence ATGAGTATTTTGGTTTTGCCAAGTGTAACCACAAACCTATATAACTCATCAAATTCATACACACATTCTAAGGCCAAAACCAACAACGACCAAAACATTCGTAGAGACACAGACATCATCACACTCTTGCAACAGAACCGTAAAAACCTCAAACATGTCGAATCCATACACGGCAGAGCCATAAAGAAAGGAACAGAACAAGACCCTTTTGTTGTCTTCGAGCTTCTTCGGCTCTACTGCAAGCTCAACTCCATTGACCATGCCACCAAGCTCTTTCACAGCACTCACAATCCAAATGTGTACCTTTACACTTCCCTCATTGATGGGTTTGTCTCCTTTGGATCTTACTCTGCTGCCATTGGCTTGTATGGCCAAATGGGACACAACAATGTTTTGCCTGATAGCTACGTTGTTACTTCGGTGTTGAAAGCCTGCGTGCTTCAACGTGCTCTGAGATGTGGCAGGGAGGTCCATGGCCAGGTTTTGAAATCTGGATTGGGTTTGGATAGGTCCATAGTGTTGAAGCTTATTGAGTTATATGGGAAATGTGGCGAGGTGGAAGATGCTCGgaaggtgtttgataaaatacctgAAAGAGATGTTGTTGCGCGTACTGTCATGATGGCTTCATATTTCGATCATGGCATGGTTGAGGAGGCGATTGAGGTGTTCAATGGACTCAAGACTCAGGATACTGTTTGTTGGACTGCTATGATAGATGGGTTGGTGAGGAATGGGGAATTGAATAGGGGTTTGGAGATGTTTAGAGAAATGCAAGTGAAGGGCGTGGAGCCTAATGAAGTTACCTTTGTTTGTGTCTTGTCTGCGTGTTCGCAGTTGGGAGCCTTGGAGCTCGGCCGTTGGATTCACATGTACATGCACAAGTGCAATGTCAAGTTTAATCAGATTGTTGTTGGAGCACTGATCAACATGTACTCAAGGTGTGGTGATATTGATGAGGCACAATTATTGTTTGATGACATGAAAGTGAAAGATGTTTCAAGTTACAATTCCATGATCTGTGGATTGGCTTTGCATGGGATGAGCATTGAAGCGATCGAGTTGTTTAGGGAAATGCTTAAGCAGGGGCTTAGGCCCAACAGTATTACCTTTGTTGGCGTCTTGAATGCTTGCAGCCATGGTGGGTTGGTTGAGTTAGGATTTGAGATATTTCAATCAATGGAAACACTTCATGGGATCAAACCGCACATAGAACATCATGGATGCATGGTTGACATTCTTGGTAGGGTAGGTAGGCTTGAAGAGGCCTACAACTTCATTGAGAGAATGGGAGCACAACATGTTGATGATAAGATGCTCTGTGCTTTATTAAGCTCTTGTAAAATCCATAGAAACAGTGAGGTAGGAGAACAGGTTGCAAAACGTTTGAGTGAATGTTCTAAGATGGACTCTGGATCCTACATCATGCTGTCAAATTTCTATGCTTCATTGGGAAGATGGAACTTTGCTGCAGAATTTAGAGAAAAGATGGAAAAGGGAGGAATCTTGAAGGAACCAGGTTGTAGTTCCATTGAAGTTAATAATGTAATACATGAATTCCTCTCAGGGGATCTTAAACACCATGAGAGGAGAAGTATCTACCAAAAATTAGAGGAATTGAACTATTTGACAAAGTTGGAGGGTTATTCACCAGCAACAGAGGTGGCTTTACATGATATTGATGATAAGGAGAAGGAATTGGCTCTTGCAGTACATAGTGAGAGGCTTGCAATAAGCTATGGATTGATCTCAACTGAACCTCACACAACcttgagagttgtgaaaaatttAAGGATCTGTGATGATTGCCATGCCATGATCAAGCTCATAGCGAAAATTACTAGCCGGAAAATCGTGGTTAGAGATCGCAATAGATTCCACCATTTTGAAAATGGACATTGTTCTTGTAAGGATTATTGGTGA